In one window of Thalassotalea agarivorans DNA:
- the zwf gene encoding glucose-6-phosphate dehydrogenase, with protein MNNIESQSASEIVIFGAVGDLSRRKLLPALYQLDLVGLVNKDSRIVGVARQDMSEKDFKAFVEENIRNFVKEAIDDEKLASFLDRVIYQKLDFKETDSYKNLAATLKGGNKTRVYYFSTPPAIYGDIGEGLHQAKLIHAGDRVVMEKPIGHCLESSKVINDHVSKYFKENQIYRIDHYLGKETVLNLLALRFANSLFTTNWDRNCIDHVQITVAESVGIEGRWGFYDEAGQMRDMVQNHLLQVLSLLAMEPPADLSADSIRDEKLKVIKALVPITRQNIHEKTVRGQYSDGFLDGSPVPGYLNEEGANQESTTETFVAIKAEIDNWRWSGVPFYLRTGKRMPAKHSEIVIHFKKQPHNIFKDSYSDLPANKLTIRLQPDEGVELQVMNKIPGLLSQMDVQENALDLSFSETYKDERVADAYERLFLEILNGNQSLFVRRDEVEAAWVWADSIIDAWASTNDKPKPYAAGSWGPVASISLIARDDRQWVE; from the coding sequence ATGAATAATATCGAGAGTCAATCAGCTAGTGAAATCGTAATATTTGGTGCTGTAGGCGACTTATCTCGTCGCAAACTATTACCAGCGCTATATCAATTAGACCTTGTAGGGTTAGTTAATAAAGACAGCCGTATTGTTGGCGTAGCCCGCCAAGATATGTCAGAAAAAGATTTCAAAGCGTTTGTAGAAGAGAATATTAGAAATTTTGTTAAAGAAGCTATTGATGATGAAAAGCTCGCGTCATTTCTAGACCGTGTGATTTATCAAAAGCTCGACTTTAAGGAAACAGACAGCTACAAAAACCTAGCTGCTACGTTAAAAGGCGGTAACAAAACACGCGTTTATTACTTCTCCACGCCGCCTGCTATCTACGGTGATATCGGCGAAGGGTTGCATCAAGCCAAACTTATCCATGCGGGCGACCGCGTCGTTATGGAAAAACCAATCGGGCATTGCTTAGAGTCTTCAAAAGTGATCAATGATCATGTTTCTAAGTACTTCAAAGAAAATCAAATCTATCGTATTGACCACTATTTAGGTAAAGAAACAGTACTTAACTTATTAGCGCTACGTTTCGCAAACTCTCTATTTACTACTAACTGGGACCGAAACTGTATCGACCATGTGCAAATTACGGTAGCAGAAAGTGTCGGTATTGAAGGTCGTTGGGGGTTTTACGATGAAGCAGGACAAATGCGTGACATGGTGCAAAACCACTTGTTACAAGTCTTGTCTTTATTAGCAATGGAACCACCAGCTGATTTAAGTGCTGATAGCATTCGTGATGAAAAACTAAAAGTAATAAAAGCACTTGTGCCAATTACTCGTCAAAACATTCATGAAAAAACAGTACGTGGCCAATATAGCGACGGATTCTTAGATGGTAGTCCAGTACCTGGCTATTTAAACGAAGAAGGCGCTAACCAAGAATCAACAACTGAAACGTTTGTAGCGATAAAAGCTGAAATCGATAACTGGCGTTGGAGTGGTGTGCCGTTCTATTTAAGAACGGGTAAGCGTATGCCAGCTAAGCATAGTGAAATCGTTATTCACTTTAAGAAGCAGCCACATAACATTTTTAAAGATAGTTATTCTGATTTGCCTGCCAATAAATTAACTATCAGATTGCAACCAGACGAAGGCGTTGAGCTGCAAGTAATGAATAAAATTCCAGGTTTGCTAAGCCAAATGGACGTTCAAGAAAACGCGTTAGATTTGAGTTTCTCTGAAACGTATAAAGATGAGCGTGTTGCTGATGCCTACGAGCGTTTGTTCCTAGAAATTTTAAATGGTAATCAGTCTTTATTCGTACGCCGAGACGAAGTAGAAGCCGCTTGGGTTTGGGCTGATAGTATTATTGATGCATGGGCGTCTACAAACGATAAGCCGAAGCCATATGCTGCGGGCTCTTGGGGACCAGTTGCTTCTATTTCATTAATCGCTCGTGATGACAGACAGTGGGTAGAATAA
- a CDS encoding glucokinase codes for MSLANVVADIGGTNIRIGISTGSGIVTRIEKKKCAEYPSLQAVLAEYIEEKGLTEKRINMCLAIACPVENDLVVMTNLPWQFSKTELKQELNLRKLFVINDYTAIAFSVPLLNSKQKVQIGEGTSVPNKPISICGPGTGLGVAHIQPQFGHWHHIACEGGHTDFAPVDETEINILSFLLKKYEHVSYEQLLSGLGLEQIYQAIHPDNAQRSASEITASALAKDDEVAEETLAQFCRTLGSFAGNLALTVGSFGGVYIAGGIAPRFVEYIESSDFRQRFEAKGRLSSFNQNIPTYVITESQPGLIGASSYINQQISEGM; via the coding sequence ATGAGTTTAGCGAATGTTGTAGCAGACATTGGCGGCACAAATATTCGAATCGGTATTTCTACCGGTTCGGGCATTGTCACGCGTATCGAAAAGAAAAAATGCGCAGAATATCCCTCTTTGCAAGCTGTTTTAGCTGAGTATATTGAGGAAAAAGGGTTAACTGAAAAGCGCATTAACATGTGTTTAGCGATAGCTTGCCCCGTTGAAAATGATTTAGTCGTGATGACAAATCTACCTTGGCAGTTTTCAAAAACAGAATTAAAGCAAGAGCTTAATCTACGCAAGCTATTTGTTATTAATGACTATACAGCGATAGCTTTTTCTGTACCGCTACTCAATTCAAAACAAAAAGTACAAATTGGCGAAGGCACTTCTGTGCCGAACAAACCGATTTCTATTTGTGGTCCTGGTACCGGTTTAGGTGTGGCACACATACAGCCACAATTTGGTCATTGGCATCACATAGCATGTGAAGGTGGTCATACTGATTTCGCACCAGTTGATGAAACCGAAATCAATATTTTGTCATTTTTACTAAAAAAATATGAACATGTGTCATATGAACAACTATTGTCTGGTTTAGGTTTGGAGCAAATTTACCAAGCTATTCATCCAGATAATGCGCAAAGAAGTGCTAGTGAAATAACCGCTAGTGCACTTGCAAAAGACGATGAAGTTGCTGAAGAAACACTAGCACAGTTTTGTCGTACGCTCGGCAGCTTTGCCGGCAATTTAGCGTTAACTGTTGGCAGTTTTGGTGGCGTATATATCGCTGGCGGTATTGCCCCTCGTTTTGTCGAATACATAGAATCAAGTGATTTTAGACAACGCTTTGAAGCAAAAGGACGTTTATCTAGTTTTAACCAAAACATTCCTACTTACGTGATCACTGAATCACAACCAGGGCTTATTGGTGCGTCGTCTTATATCAATCAACAAATCTCAGAAGGAATGTAA
- the sppA gene encoding signal peptide peptidase SppA encodes MKQLLKGFLITLWRVINNTRKLILNVLVFGLLFALLTMGGEEEIIIEDSTALILNIRGNVVEQKQYVSPIDQMLSDSLGQQQQPPEVLLSDIVKVIKAAAKDNKILTLVLDLQSTGSLSLTKAQEITTALEYFKAQGKEVIAYGANYSQDQYYLASHADKVWLDPDGYFMIEGYGRYQLYFKSALEKLGIKQHIFRVGTFKSAVEPFMLDNMSEEAKKANEAWLGDLWADYKEGVATARNFETSNFDESADVFASKLKAANGSFAEYALNNQWVDELKTREQMVNAMIERVGENKKGTYYKNIGFDSYLKSITKPYDVENPLADKIAVIVAKGTILDGTQKPGTIGGVSTAALLRKARQDENVKAVVLRVDSPGGSKYASELIQREVDLLRAEGKPVVASMGTYAASGGYWISAAANKIYAAPTTITGSIGIFGMFMTFEDTLATVGVYADGVGTTEFAGFGPYRPLPEGIGNVIQQNIERGYQDFLSLVAENREMTLEDVDAIAQGRVWSGKQAHALGLVDELGSINDAIEAAAQLAGVEQYDTKLIEQELSPTDKFLQDMFGQAFVYLAGEQTVANTSDIDFMLNALMQQANELKQLNDPQGAYTICLTCKIN; translated from the coding sequence TTGAAACAACTATTAAAAGGATTCTTAATTACCCTTTGGCGGGTTATTAACAACACAAGAAAATTAATTTTAAATGTCTTAGTGTTTGGTCTTCTATTTGCGCTATTAACCATGGGTGGCGAAGAAGAAATTATCATTGAAGATTCAACAGCGCTTATTCTCAATATTCGCGGAAATGTTGTAGAACAAAAACAATATGTGTCCCCTATTGACCAAATGCTGTCTGATTCATTAGGTCAACAGCAACAACCACCTGAAGTGTTACTTTCAGACATCGTTAAAGTGATCAAAGCCGCTGCTAAAGACAACAAGATCTTAACGCTAGTGCTTGATTTACAATCTACCGGTAGTTTGAGCTTAACTAAAGCACAGGAAATTACTACAGCGCTAGAATACTTCAAAGCGCAAGGTAAAGAAGTTATCGCTTATGGCGCCAACTATTCACAAGACCAGTATTACCTTGCTTCACATGCTGACAAGGTGTGGTTAGATCCTGACGGTTACTTCATGATCGAAGGTTATGGTCGTTATCAATTGTATTTCAAATCAGCGTTAGAAAAGCTAGGCATCAAGCAGCATATCTTCCGCGTTGGTACGTTTAAATCAGCCGTTGAGCCATTTATGCTTGATAACATGTCAGAGGAAGCGAAAAAAGCTAACGAAGCGTGGTTAGGCGACTTATGGGCTGATTACAAAGAAGGTGTAGCAACGGCACGTAATTTTGAAACCAGCAATTTTGATGAGTCAGCAGACGTTTTTGCAAGCAAATTAAAAGCCGCTAATGGTAGCTTTGCTGAATATGCGCTTAACAACCAATGGGTTGACGAGTTAAAGACGCGTGAACAAATGGTGAACGCTATGATAGAGCGTGTTGGTGAAAACAAAAAAGGCACTTACTACAAAAACATTGGTTTCGATAGCTATTTAAAAAGCATCACTAAGCCATATGACGTAGAAAACCCACTTGCAGATAAAATCGCTGTTATTGTCGCAAAAGGCACCATTTTAGATGGCACCCAAAAGCCAGGCACTATTGGTGGCGTAAGTACAGCTGCCCTACTTCGTAAAGCTCGCCAAGACGAAAATGTTAAAGCGGTTGTGTTACGTGTTGATAGCCCTGGTGGCAGTAAATATGCATCTGAACTAATTCAACGTGAAGTAGACCTACTGCGCGCTGAAGGTAAACCTGTTGTTGCCTCGATGGGTACATATGCAGCGTCAGGCGGTTACTGGATATCAGCTGCTGCTAACAAAATATACGCAGCGCCTACAACCATTACGGGCTCTATCGGTATTTTTGGCATGTTCATGACCTTTGAAGATACCTTAGCGACAGTTGGCGTATATGCAGATGGTGTAGGTACTACCGAATTTGCTGGCTTTGGCCCTTATCGCCCGCTGCCAGAAGGCATTGGTAATGTTATCCAGCAAAATATTGAAAGAGGTTATCAAGACTTCCTATCACTAGTTGCTGAAAATCGTGAAATGACACTAGAAGATGTTGATGCAATTGCGCAAGGCCGTGTGTGGTCGGGTAAACAAGCACACGCATTAGGCTTAGTTGACGAGCTGGGTTCTATTAACGATGCAATTGAAGCCGCAGCACAACTAGCGGGCGTTGAACAATATGACACCAAGCTAATCGAGCAAGAACTATCACCAACAGATAAGTTCTTACAAGACATGTTTGGTCAAGCGTTCGTTTACTTAGCGGGTGAACAAACTGTTGCTAATACAAGCGATATTGACTTTATGTTGAACGCCTTGATGCAACAAGCAAATGAGCTTAAACAACTCAATGATCCGCAAGGCGCATATACAATATGTTTGACTTGTAAAATTAATTAG
- a CDS encoding NAD(P)H nitroreductase: protein MDVVDFLLTRQSNPHLGAPAPSNDDLLNILKAGNRVPDHAALLPWHFHVFTGQGLNKLSEVFLSALPADTEQAKRDKTEKMPFRAPMIIAVSSKTTPHPKVPNVEQVISAGCAVHAMQMMATALGYGAMWRTGDFAFSDIVKQKLSIDTNEEIVGFLYIGTPSKTLPQKPEKSLAGKVTYFR, encoded by the coding sequence ATGGATGTTGTAGACTTTTTACTCACTCGCCAATCTAACCCACACCTTGGCGCTCCAGCACCGTCTAATGACGATTTACTTAACATATTAAAGGCAGGAAACCGCGTACCAGACCATGCGGCGCTCTTGCCTTGGCATTTCCACGTATTTACTGGGCAAGGGCTTAATAAGCTTTCTGAGGTGTTTTTGTCGGCATTACCTGCAGATACTGAACAAGCCAAACGAGACAAGACTGAAAAGATGCCTTTTAGGGCGCCGATGATTATTGCGGTATCAAGTAAAACGACACCACATCCGAAAGTACCTAATGTCGAGCAAGTTATATCGGCTGGTTGTGCCGTTCATGCCATGCAAATGATGGCAACCGCGTTAGGGTACGGCGCTATGTGGCGTACTGGTGATTTTGCTTTTTCTGATATCGTCAAACAAAAGCTGTCTATTGATACCAACGAAGAAATTGTTGGCTTTCTTTATATCGGCACCCCAAGCAAAACCTTACCCCAAAAGCCGGAAAAATCGTTAGCAGGGAAGGTCACTTACTTTAGATAA
- the edd gene encoding phosphogluconate dehydratase, with the protein MNEKILAITERIKTRSKATREAYLAKIEAAKSDTVHRAGLSCGNLAHGFAACGSSEKQILRGINHSDIAIVSAYNDMLSAHQPYEKYPAIIKDAIKETGGVAQFAGGVPAMCDGVTQGQPGMDLSLMSRDVIAMSTAIGLSHNMFDGALMLGICDKIVPGLLIASMTFGHLPTVFVPAGPMPSGIPNKEKARVRQQHAKGEVGDEELLEAESASYHSAGTCTFYGTANSNQLVVEVMGLHLPGASFVPPNTPLREALTRAAAKQATRLTQQSGNYMPVGKMIDERSIVNAIVALLATGGSTNLTMHIIAFARAAGIIIDFQDFNDLSDNVPLLTRIYPNGSADINHFQHAGGMALLFKELLAAGLLHDDVETICGTGLEKYTQTPVLKDGEVVWVDGPTESGDADVIATTSTPFKPDGGLKVLKGNLGTSVLKTSSLREGSEVVRAPAVVFEDQSELQDAFQAGELEKDMVAVVRFQGPKARGMPELHKLTPPLAVLQDKGFKVALVTDGRMSGASGKVPGAIHLCPEALDGGLIAKVQTGDMITVDGLTGELTLEVSEEELNQREAAKFQVNGHHQGMGREIFGFMRRNLSTANTGACSLFDDEDIV; encoded by the coding sequence ATGAATGAAAAAATATTAGCAATTACTGAACGTATTAAAACGCGCAGTAAAGCAACGCGAGAAGCGTACTTAGCAAAAATTGAAGCCGCGAAATCAGACACTGTACATCGTGCAGGCCTTTCTTGTGGCAACCTTGCACACGGCTTTGCTGCATGTGGCAGTAGCGAAAAACAAATTTTACGTGGTATTAACCACTCTGACATTGCCATTGTGTCAGCATATAACGATATGCTTTCAGCGCATCAGCCATACGAAAAGTATCCTGCGATTATCAAAGATGCTATCAAAGAAACTGGCGGTGTAGCGCAGTTTGCTGGTGGTGTACCTGCAATGTGTGACGGTGTTACACAAGGCCAACCAGGCATGGACTTAAGCTTAATGAGTCGTGACGTTATTGCTATGTCAACGGCTATTGGTTTATCTCATAACATGTTTGACGGCGCGTTAATGCTAGGTATTTGCGATAAAATCGTCCCAGGTTTATTAATTGCAAGCATGACTTTTGGTCACCTACCAACGGTATTTGTTCCTGCAGGCCCAATGCCTTCAGGTATTCCAAACAAAGAAAAAGCCCGTGTACGTCAACAGCATGCTAAGGGTGAAGTAGGGGATGAAGAGCTACTAGAAGCAGAATCAGCTTCGTATCACTCTGCTGGTACTTGTACGTTTTATGGTACAGCTAACTCGAACCAACTAGTTGTTGAGGTGATGGGTTTACATTTACCTGGCGCTTCATTTGTTCCGCCAAACACGCCGCTAAGAGAAGCATTAACGCGTGCAGCAGCAAAACAAGCGACTCGCCTTACGCAACAATCGGGCAACTATATGCCAGTGGGTAAAATGATAGACGAGCGTTCTATCGTTAATGCGATCGTAGCGTTATTGGCAACGGGTGGTTCAACTAACTTAACCATGCACATCATCGCGTTTGCGCGTGCTGCCGGTATTATCATTGACTTCCAAGACTTCAATGACTTATCAGACAACGTACCATTGCTTACTCGCATTTATCCGAATGGTTCAGCTGATATCAACCACTTCCAACATGCTGGTGGTATGGCGCTGTTGTTCAAAGAATTATTAGCAGCAGGCTTGTTGCACGATGATGTTGAAACGATTTGTGGTACTGGTTTAGAAAAATACACACAAACACCTGTATTAAAAGACGGTGAAGTGGTTTGGGTTGATGGTCCAACAGAATCAGGCGATGCAGACGTTATTGCAACGACTAGCACGCCGTTTAAACCAGACGGCGGTTTAAAAGTGCTTAAAGGTAACTTGGGTACGTCAGTACTTAAAACATCCTCTTTGCGTGAAGGTAGTGAAGTTGTGAGAGCGCCAGCGGTAGTATTTGAAGATCAGTCTGAACTTCAAGATGCGTTCCAAGCGGGCGAGCTAGAAAAAGACATGGTTGCTGTTGTTCGTTTCCAAGGGCCTAAAGCGCGCGGTATGCCTGAATTACACAAATTAACGCCACCACTTGCTGTTCTGCAAGATAAAGGCTTCAAAGTGGCATTGGTAACAGACGGTCGTATGTCTGGTGCTTCAGGTAAAGTACCTGGTGCAATTCACTTATGTCCAGAAGCGTTAGATGGTGGTTTGATCGCTAAAGTACAAACAGGTGACATGATTACCGTAGATGGTTTAACCGGCGAACTTACATTAGAAGTTAGCGAAGAAGAGTTAAATCAACGTGAAGCAGCTAAGTTCCAAGTGAATGGCCATCATCAAGGTATGGGCCGCGAAATCTTCGGATTTATGCGTCGTAACTTAAGTACTGCAAATACAGGTGCTTGTTCTTTGTTTGATGATGAGGACATTGTCTAA
- a CDS encoding HvfX family Cu-binding RiPP maturation protein, with amino-acid sequence MNYLAKYEQFKSSLSCLDGLPALLLRLYLAPIFIMAGYSKMGFVDPSITGFSVIFANENIVNWFGNEEWGLGLPLPTLMANLAAWTEFFGGFLLLFGAFTRLISIPLMFTMIVAATSVHAENGWFAITPTNADISPANVPAWVGFDSAEASLENSMEASKRLSRMRDIIEDNANTDWIYETGNIVVLNNGIEFAATYFIMLLALFFIGAGRFTSVDHYALNYARRRFADTSA; translated from the coding sequence ATGAATTATTTAGCAAAATATGAACAGTTTAAATCAAGCTTATCTTGCCTGGATGGCCTGCCAGCACTGCTATTACGATTGTACTTGGCGCCAATTTTCATTATGGCTGGCTACTCTAAAATGGGGTTTGTTGACCCTAGTATTACCGGTTTTTCTGTAATATTTGCTAACGAAAATATTGTAAATTGGTTTGGCAATGAAGAATGGGGCCTTGGTTTGCCGTTGCCAACCTTAATGGCAAATTTGGCCGCTTGGACGGAATTCTTTGGCGGCTTCCTGCTCCTGTTTGGCGCGTTCACCCGCCTGATCAGTATTCCTTTAATGTTTACCATGATAGTGGCTGCCACGTCTGTGCATGCAGAAAATGGTTGGTTTGCAATAACGCCGACGAATGCTGACATAAGCCCTGCCAATGTGCCTGCATGGGTTGGCTTTGATAGCGCAGAAGCATCGTTGGAAAATAGTATGGAAGCCTCAAAACGACTGAGCCGTATGCGAGACATTATTGAAGACAATGCGAATACCGATTGGATTTATGAAACAGGTAATATCGTTGTGCTTAATAATGGTATCGAGTTTGCCGCAACGTATTTCATTATGCTGCTAGCGCTGTTTTTTATTGGCGCAGGACGGTTTACTAGTGTAGATCACTATGCGCTAAATTATGCTCGTAGACGCTTTGCCGACACATCAGCATAG
- the pgl gene encoding 6-phosphogluconolactonase — protein sequence MYNLNEFESREALDVQLADKVASALSDAIAQNGSASIAVSGGSTPKGFFKALSEKDLAWDKIHVTLADERWVPMTDDASNTKLVHENLLVGKAAKAKFFHLKQGETLSAETLSDLNLAAKATLLPFDVLILGMGEDGHTASLFPCSQEIHEGLAKTTGPLLKVQPTTAPHLRISFSFAYLAQSKNTILHICGDNKKTVLDKALSNQDVLEMPIRAFLFDDNIDTQIYWAK from the coding sequence ATGTATAATTTAAATGAATTTGAATCAAGAGAAGCACTTGATGTGCAATTGGCTGATAAAGTAGCTAGTGCACTAAGTGATGCTATTGCGCAAAACGGCAGTGCAAGTATTGCAGTATCAGGTGGTTCAACACCAAAAGGCTTTTTTAAAGCGCTATCAGAGAAAGATCTAGCGTGGGATAAAATCCATGTCACGCTTGCAGACGAGCGTTGGGTGCCAATGACGGATGACGCAAGTAATACCAAGCTTGTTCATGAAAATTTACTTGTTGGTAAAGCAGCTAAAGCTAAGTTTTTTCATCTTAAGCAAGGTGAAACGCTGTCTGCAGAAACCTTATCAGATCTAAATTTAGCCGCGAAAGCTACATTATTACCTTTTGATGTACTAATTTTAGGTATGGGCGAAGACGGTCATACGGCGTCTTTGTTCCCGTGCAGTCAAGAAATACATGAAGGCTTAGCTAAAACGACAGGGCCTCTATTGAAAGTGCAACCTACGACAGCACCTCATTTGAGAATCTCCTTTAGTTTTGCCTATCTAGCACAATCAAAAAATACAATTTTACATATCTGTGGCGACAACAAAAAAACAGTATTAGACAAAGCTTTGTCTAATCAAGACGTACTAGAAATGCCGATCAGAGCGTTTTTGTTTGATGACAACATCGATACGCAAATTTACTGGGCAAAATAA
- a CDS encoding MurR/RpiR family transcriptional regulator: MNILEKIANELDTFSKSERKVAEVILANPATVIHASIAALAKQANISEPTVNRFCRRLDTKGYPDFKLHLAQSLANGTPYVNRHVDEDDSADEYTQKIFESTMANLEMARKSLDPSLINRAVDILTQARQISFFGLGASAVVAHDAQNKFFRFNVPVVYFDDILMQRMSAINSQQGDVVVVISHTGRTKSLVDIASVARENDATVIGITTAGTPLAKECNIVLSVDVAEDTDLYMPMSSRIAQLALVDILATGFTLRRGSKFRDNLKKVKDSLRSSRFERKD, encoded by the coding sequence ATGAACATATTAGAAAAAATAGCAAACGAGCTAGACACGTTTAGCAAATCAGAGCGTAAAGTAGCTGAAGTTATTTTGGCAAACCCTGCCACAGTGATTCATGCATCTATAGCCGCGTTGGCAAAACAAGCAAACATCAGTGAGCCAACAGTAAACCGTTTTTGTCGCCGTTTAGATACAAAGGGCTACCCTGACTTTAAATTGCATTTGGCGCAAAGCCTAGCGAACGGTACACCATATGTTAACCGTCATGTTGATGAAGATGACAGTGCAGATGAATACACGCAGAAAATCTTTGAATCTACAATGGCTAACCTTGAAATGGCGCGTAAAAGTTTAGACCCAAGTCTGATCAATCGTGCTGTTGATATCTTGACACAAGCCAGACAAATTTCATTTTTCGGCTTGGGTGCTTCTGCGGTTGTTGCGCATGACGCACAAAACAAGTTTTTCCGTTTTAACGTACCGGTTGTTTATTTTGATGACATTCTAATGCAGCGAATGAGCGCGATTAATAGTCAACAAGGCGATGTTGTGGTTGTTATTTCACACACGGGACGTACTAAATCTTTGGTTGATATAGCCTCAGTTGCTAGAGAAAACGATGCAACAGTTATCGGCATAACAACAGCAGGAACACCGTTAGCAAAAGAATGTAACATCGTGCTTTCAGTGGATGTGGCCGAAGATACAGATCTTTATATGCCAATGTCTTCGCGTATCGCACAGCTAGCGCTAGTCGATATTTTAGCAACAGGCTTTACCCTGCGCCGCGGAAGCAAGTTTAGAGATAACTTGAAGAAAGTGAAAGACAGCTTACGTAGCTCTCGATTCGAACGTAAAGATTAA
- the pyk gene encoding pyruvate kinase, translated as MPRRTKIVATLGPATDNRDTLKEVLAAGVNVVRLNFSHGTPEDHINRANLVREVSKELGTYVAILGDLQGPKIRVSTFKDGPITLNVGDKFELDATLPKGEGNQDKVGIDYKELPQDVTAGDILLLDDGRVQLEVESTSATSVFTEVTIGGPLSNNKGINRKGGGLSAAALTDKDKEDIKLAAKLEADFLAVSFPRDAEDMKLARSLAEAAGCHARLVSKIERAEAVNDDQVLDDIIKASDVVMVARGDLGVEIGDPELVGKQKHIIARSRQLNRVVITATQMMETMISQPMPTRAEVMDVSNAVLDGTDAVMLSAETAAGKYPVETVTAMANVCIGAERHRSVNISKHRIDLMFEDVYEALPLAAMYAANHLEGVKAIVALTESGFTAKIMSRITSGLPIFSLSPHDRTLNNAAIYRGVYPVHFDTAGTDINACVKKAIAAVKDQAGLVEGDRVILTHGDLMETVGSTNTMKILTVTADHLAS; from the coding sequence ATGCCAAGACGCACCAAGATCGTTGCTACCCTAGGGCCAGCAACAGACAATAGAGATACCCTTAAAGAAGTATTAGCCGCAGGCGTAAACGTAGTTCGCCTTAACTTTTCACACGGAACACCGGAAGATCATATCAATCGCGCTAACTTAGTGCGTGAAGTATCAAAAGAGTTAGGCACTTACGTAGCTATTTTAGGCGACCTTCAAGGCCCTAAAATTCGTGTTTCTACCTTCAAAGATGGCCCAATTACGTTAAACGTTGGCGACAAGTTTGAATTAGACGCTACCCTGCCTAAAGGTGAAGGTAATCAAGATAAAGTCGGTATCGACTATAAAGAGTTACCACAAGATGTAACAGCTGGCGATATTCTATTGTTAGATGACGGTCGTGTGCAGTTAGAAGTAGAAAGCACGTCGGCAACTTCAGTATTCACTGAGGTAACGATTGGTGGTCCATTATCAAACAATAAAGGTATCAACCGTAAAGGTGGCGGTTTATCTGCCGCGGCGCTTACCGATAAAGATAAAGAAGACATTAAGCTTGCTGCAAAACTAGAAGCTGACTTCTTAGCCGTTTCATTCCCTCGTGACGCAGAAGACATGAAACTTGCGCGCTCTTTAGCTGAAGCTGCTGGTTGTCATGCTCGCCTTGTATCTAAAATTGAACGTGCAGAAGCAGTTAATGACGATCAAGTGTTAGACGATATTATTAAAGCGTCAGACGTAGTTATGGTAGCGCGTGGTGATTTAGGTGTTGAAATTGGCGATCCTGAGTTAGTTGGTAAGCAAAAACACATCATTGCTCGTTCTCGTCAATTAAACCGTGTTGTTATTACAGCTACACAAATGATGGAAACGATGATCAGCCAACCAATGCCTACACGTGCAGAAGTTATGGATGTGTCTAATGCAGTATTAGATGGTACGGACGCAGTAATGCTATCTGCAGAAACAGCCGCTGGTAAATACCCTGTTGAAACAGTAACAGCCATGGCGAATGTTTGTATCGGCGCGGAGCGTCACCGCAGCGTTAACATTTCTAAGCACCGTATTGACCTAATGTTTGAAGACGTTTACGAAGCGCTACCACTAGCAGCTATGTATGCGGCAAACCATTTAGAAGGTGTAAAAGCCATTGTTGCGTTAACTGAGTCTGGCTTCACAGCTAAGATCATGTCACGTATTACTTCTGGTTTACCGATTTTCTCGCTTTCTCCGCATGACAGAACCCTAAACAACGCAGCGATTTATCGTGGTGTTTATCCAGTTCATTTTGATACAGCTGGCACTGATATTAATGCTTGTGTTAAAAAAGCGATTGCTGCGGTTAAAGATCAAGCCGGTTTAGTTGAAGGCGACCGCGTTATTCTTACCCATGGTGACCTTATGGAAACCGTTGGTTCGACTAACACCATGAAGATTTTAACTGTTACTGCTGACCACTTAGCTAGCTAA